The following are encoded in a window of Saccharothrix longispora genomic DNA:
- a CDS encoding SulP family inorganic anion transporter, whose amino-acid sequence MTSFLPVKADWSGATRRDLLAGVTVAIVALPLALGFGVASGLGAASGLVTAVVAGALAAVFGGSSLQVSGPTGAMTVVLVPIVARHGVDGVLTVGLLAGVLLLLFAVARAGRYMKYVPAPVVEGFTIGIAAVIALQQVPAALGVPTPAEDHVVLAAAAAIADFAGAPRWPAVALAVGVALVMLLGARWRPGVPFSLPAVVVATAVAQWAALPVARIGELPASLPAPSFAFLDASTLWSLLPSAVAVAALAALESLLSAAVADGMSVNQRHDPDRELFGQGLANLVAPLFGGVPATAAIARTAVNVRSGATSRLAALTHAAVLLLIVLVAAPWVAGVPLAVLAGVLLATAVRMVEVGSVRALARAGRPDAAVLALTAVATLALDLVTAVIAGLLLAGVFALRAVSRAARLEEVPLEPGDHRDEERALLAQHIVAYRLDGPLLFAAAHRFLLELTEITPVEVVILRMSRLSAVDATGVVVLRDAVRRLEHRGVTVLVSGVRDEHRRALGTLGLPAFEHTPDAIEHAREHLRERGVLP is encoded by the coding sequence GTGACGTCGTTCCTGCCGGTCAAGGCCGATTGGAGCGGGGCGACCCGCCGCGACCTGCTCGCCGGGGTCACGGTGGCGATCGTGGCGCTGCCGCTCGCCCTCGGGTTCGGCGTCGCCTCCGGTCTCGGTGCGGCGTCGGGCCTGGTCACGGCCGTCGTGGCGGGCGCGCTGGCGGCCGTGTTCGGCGGCTCCAGCCTCCAGGTGTCCGGCCCCACCGGCGCGATGACCGTGGTGCTGGTGCCCATCGTCGCCCGCCACGGGGTGGACGGCGTGCTCACCGTCGGCCTGCTGGCCGGCGTCCTGCTGCTCCTGTTCGCGGTGGCCCGCGCCGGGCGCTACATGAAGTACGTGCCCGCGCCGGTCGTGGAGGGCTTCACCATCGGCATCGCGGCCGTGATCGCGCTCCAGCAGGTGCCGGCCGCGCTGGGGGTGCCCACGCCCGCCGAGGACCACGTGGTCCTGGCCGCCGCGGCGGCCATCGCGGACTTCGCCGGGGCGCCGCGCTGGCCGGCCGTCGCGCTCGCGGTCGGGGTGGCGCTGGTGATGTTGCTGGGCGCCCGGTGGCGTCCCGGCGTGCCGTTCTCGCTGCCCGCCGTCGTCGTGGCGACCGCCGTCGCCCAGTGGGCGGCGCTGCCGGTGGCCCGCATCGGCGAACTGCCCGCCTCGCTGCCCGCCCCCTCGTTCGCGTTCCTCGACGCGTCGACGCTGTGGTCGCTGCTGCCCTCGGCGGTGGCGGTCGCCGCGCTCGCCGCGCTGGAGAGCCTGCTGTCCGCCGCGGTCGCCGACGGCATGAGCGTCAACCAGCGCCACGACCCGGACCGCGAGCTGTTCGGGCAGGGCCTGGCCAACCTCGTCGCACCCCTGTTCGGCGGGGTGCCCGCCACCGCCGCCATCGCCCGCACGGCGGTCAACGTCCGGTCCGGCGCGACCTCGCGGCTCGCCGCGCTCACCCACGCCGCGGTGCTGCTGCTGATCGTGCTCGTCGCCGCCCCGTGGGTGGCGGGCGTCCCGCTCGCCGTGCTCGCCGGCGTCCTGCTCGCCACGGCCGTCCGGATGGTCGAGGTCGGCTCGGTGCGGGCACTGGCCCGCGCCGGTCGCCCGGACGCGGCGGTGCTGGCGCTGACCGCGGTGGCGACGCTCGCGCTGGACCTGGTCACCGCGGTGATCGCCGGCCTGCTGCTGGCGGGCGTGTTCGCCCTGCGCGCCGTGTCCCGGGCGGCCCGGTTGGAGGAGGTGCCGCTGGAACCGGGCGACCACCGCGACGAGGAACGCGCCCTGCTCGCCCAGCACATCGTCGCCTACCGGCTCGACGGCCCCCTGCTGTTCGCCGCCGCCCACCGCTTCCTGCTGGAGCTGACGGAGATCACCCCGGTCGAGGTGGTCATCCTGCGGATGTCCCGCCTGTCGGCCGTGGACGCCACCGGCGTGGTCGTGCTGCGCGACGCCGTGCGGCGGCTGGAGCACCGCGGTGTCACCGTCCTCGTCTCGGGTGTGCGCGACGAGCACCGACGGGCACTCGGCACCCTCGGCCTGCCGGCGTTCGAGCACACGCCCGACGCCATCGAGCACGCGCGCGAGCACCTGCGTGAACGGGGCGTCCTGCCCTGA